In a single window of the Gemmatimonadales bacterium genome:
- a CDS encoding RidA family protein has product MRAVATDRAPRAIGPYSQAMVANGLVFTAGQVALDPATGEVAPGGVAEQTARVMQNLGGILAAAGSGLDRVLKTTVFLTDMADFAAMNAVYADAFGDHRPARSTVAVAALPKGVRVEIEAVAAVERS; this is encoded by the coding sequence ATGCGCGCGGTCGCCACCGATCGCGCGCCCAGGGCGATCGGTCCGTACAGCCAGGCCATGGTCGCCAACGGACTCGTCTTCACGGCCGGCCAGGTTGCGCTCGACCCGGCCACCGGCGAGGTGGCTCCCGGAGGTGTCGCCGAGCAGACCGCGCGCGTGATGCAGAACCTGGGCGGGATTCTCGCCGCCGCGGGCTCCGGCCTCGACCGCGTGCTCAAGACCACCGTCTTCCTCACCGACATGGCCGACTTCGCCGCCATGAACGCGGTTTACGCCGACGCGTTCGGCGACCACCGGCCGGCCCGCTCCACGGTGGCCGTCGCCGCGCTGCCCAAGGGGGTCAGGGTCGAGATCGAGGCGGTCGCGGCGGTGGAGCGATCCTGA
- a CDS encoding TatD family hydrolase translates to MLVDSHCHLTDPAYDLDRLDALARAWAAGVGHIIAIGESRAAAERALVLAAAEPRLSATAGLHPHEASAWNEEYAEWLRAALRNPAVVAAGEMGLDYHYDHSPRGVQRDVFDAQMAIAREAGRPAIIHAREADADVAAILANHRDTVAILHSFSSGIGLLRAGVGLGHYVSFSGMVTFKSWYLDDAIRDTPLDRILIETDGPYLAPVPHRGRRNEPAFVRLVAERIAAVRGLELDAVTAATGANAARVFGSRVAPLHPTLHPGVL, encoded by the coding sequence ATGCTTGTCGACTCCCACTGCCACCTCACAGATCCAGCATACGATCTGGACCGCCTTGACGCCCTGGCGCGCGCCTGGGCGGCCGGGGTCGGGCACATCATTGCCATCGGCGAGTCTCGTGCGGCAGCCGAGCGCGCGCTCGTGCTTGCCGCCGCCGAGCCCCGCCTTTCGGCCACCGCGGGGCTGCACCCGCACGAGGCGTCGGCGTGGAACGAGGAATATGCCGAGTGGCTCCGCGCGGCGCTTCGGAACCCGGCCGTGGTTGCCGCCGGGGAGATGGGGCTCGACTATCATTACGATCACTCGCCGCGCGGCGTCCAGCGCGACGTCTTCGACGCCCAGATGGCGATCGCCCGCGAGGCGGGGCGCCCCGCCATCATTCACGCGCGCGAGGCGGACGCCGACGTAGCCGCCATCCTCGCCAATCACCGGGACACCGTCGCCATCCTCCATTCATTCAGCAGCGGCATTGGCCTCTTGCGGGCGGGGGTGGGTCTGGGCCACTATGTCTCGTTCAGCGGGATGGTCACGTTCAAGAGCTGGTACCTGGACGACGCGATCCGTGACACCCCGCTTGACCGGATCTTGATCGAGACCGACGGCCCGTACCTGGCGCCCGTACCGCATCGCGGGCGGCGCAACGAACCGGCGTTCGTCCGCCTCGTCGCCGAGCGGATCGCAGCCGTCCGCGGGCTCGAGCTCGACGCCGTCACCGCGGCCACCGGCGCGAACGCGGCGCGGGTGTTCGGCTCCCGGGTCGCGCCGTTGCACCCTACACTCCACCCCGGAGTCCTTTGA
- a CDS encoding formate--tetrahydrofolate ligase has translation MTTAAPPVPTDIAIAQAAKPRPIADVAAEVGLGPDEILPYGRNKAKIAPEAIAKRKPTGRLVLVTGTNPTPAGEGKSTVTIGVAQALRRLGHKVIVCIREPSLGPVFGVKGGAAGGGYAQVIPMDEINLHFTGDFHAITSANNLLSAMLDNHLHQGNALGIDPRRITWPRTIDMNDRALRSIVISLGGVNAGPVREDRFVITPASEIMAILALATDIADLEERIARIVVGFTRDRKPVTAGDLKAQGAMTLLLKDALLPNLVQTLEGGPALVHCGPFGNIAHGCNSIVATRLGLGLADIVLTEAGFGADLGAEKFFDIKCRFGGLNPEAAVVVATIRALKMHGGVKKDRLGTPDVEALKRGLVNLEAHVKNVQKFGLPVAVAVNRFTSDSKEEIDTLLDACRSWGARASLSDVWAKGGEGGEAVAEDILAMLKEKKAKFKPLYDAKLPIKEKIETIAREIYGADGVDYTAAADKSIQQLESIGLGQTPICMAKNQYSFSDDPTKLGRPKGFRITIKDVYPSAGAGFVVALAGDIMTMPGLSKSPAAESIRVLPDGTIEGLF, from the coding sequence GTGACGACCGCCGCCCCCCCCGTGCCCACGGACATCGCCATCGCGCAGGCCGCAAAGCCGCGTCCCATCGCCGACGTCGCCGCCGAGGTCGGGCTCGGCCCCGACGAGATCCTGCCGTATGGCCGGAACAAGGCCAAGATCGCGCCCGAGGCTATCGCCAAGCGCAAGCCCACCGGCCGTCTCGTCCTCGTCACCGGCACCAATCCGACCCCGGCCGGCGAGGGCAAGTCCACCGTCACGATAGGCGTGGCCCAGGCGCTGCGGCGGCTCGGACACAAGGTGATCGTCTGCATCCGCGAGCCCTCGCTCGGGCCGGTGTTCGGCGTGAAGGGGGGGGCGGCCGGCGGCGGCTACGCGCAGGTGATCCCGATGGACGAGATCAATCTCCACTTCACCGGAGACTTCCACGCGATCACGTCGGCGAACAATCTCCTGTCCGCCATGCTCGACAATCATCTGCACCAGGGCAACGCGCTCGGCATCGACCCCCGGCGCATCACCTGGCCGCGCACGATCGATATGAACGACCGCGCGCTTCGCTCCATTGTCATCAGCCTGGGCGGCGTCAACGCGGGGCCGGTGCGCGAGGACCGGTTCGTCATCACCCCGGCGAGCGAAATCATGGCCATCCTGGCGCTCGCCACCGACATCGCCGATCTGGAGGAGCGGATTGCCCGGATCGTGGTCGGATTCACCCGCGACCGGAAGCCCGTCACCGCCGGCGATCTCAAGGCGCAGGGCGCCATGACGCTGCTCCTCAAGGACGCGCTCCTGCCGAATCTGGTGCAGACGCTCGAAGGTGGCCCGGCGCTGGTCCACTGCGGGCCGTTCGGCAACATCGCCCACGGCTGCAACTCGATCGTCGCCACCCGGCTCGGACTCGGCCTCGCCGACATCGTGCTTACGGAGGCCGGCTTCGGCGCAGACCTCGGTGCGGAAAAGTTCTTCGACATCAAGTGCCGGTTTGGTGGGTTGAACCCCGAGGCGGCGGTGGTCGTGGCCACCATCCGCGCGCTCAAGATGCACGGCGGCGTCAAGAAGGATCGCCTGGGCACGCCGGACGTCGAGGCGCTGAAGCGCGGCCTCGTGAACCTCGAGGCGCACGTGAAGAACGTGCAGAAGTTCGGCCTGCCGGTGGCGGTCGCGGTGAACCGGTTCACCTCCGACAGCAAGGAAGAGATCGACACCCTGCTCGACGCCTGCCGGAGTTGGGGCGCGCGCGCCTCGCTGAGCGACGTCTGGGCCAAAGGCGGCGAGGGCGGGGAAGCGGTCGCCGAAGATATTCTCGCCATGCTCAAGGAGAAGAAGGCGAAGTTCAAGCCGCTCTACGACGCGAAGCTGCCGATCAAGGAAAAGATCGAGACAATCGCCCGGGAGATTTACGGCGCGGACGGCGTAGACTATACCGCCGCTGCAGACAAGAGCATCCAGCAGCTCGAGTCGATCGGTCTCGGCCAGACCCCCATCTGCATGGCCAAGAACCAGTACTCCTTCTCCGACGACCCCACGAAACTCGGGCGGCCGAAGGGATTCCGCATCACGATCAAGGACGTCTACCCATCGGCCGGCGCCGGCTTCGTCGTGGCACTTGCGGGGGACATCATGACGATGCCCGGGCTGTCCAAGTCGCCCGCCGCCGAGTCGATCCGCGTGCTGCCCGACGGCACGATCGAAGGCCTCTTCTGA